A window from Solanum stenotomum isolate F172 chromosome 7, ASM1918654v1, whole genome shotgun sequence encodes these proteins:
- the LOC125870464 gene encoding serine/threonine-protein kinase CTR1-like — MEMSTRRSNYTLLSQVADDNYLPPPPKYSVTGGGGGGVAPYYESHSGEKGKGKTGDNRGFDWDLNDHRSNMMQAPNRIGAAAFPGSIGLQRQSSGSSFGESSISGEYYMPSLSNAEASFGYLNDGGGGAEVRMKPLEANLFGGSSSKSWAQQTEESYQLQLALALRLSSEATCADDPNFLDPVPDESASRASASAASAETLSHRFWVNGCLSYFDKVPDGFYLIHGMDPYVWIVCSDLQENARVPSIESLRAVDPSVVPSVEVILIDRRTDPSLKELQNRIHSLSPSCITTKEVVDQLAKLVCSHMGGATSAGEDELVPLWKECSYDLKDCLGSTVLPIGSLSVGLCRHRALLFKVLADVIDLPCRIAKGCKYCNRADASSCLVRFGLDREYLVDLIGSPGCLCEPDSSLNGPSSISISSPLRFPRFREVEPTTDFRSLAKQYFSDCQSLNLVFEDSSAGAAVDGDAGQTDRNNIERNSAVTGPSNRDEISRLPVPAIRDMAPVKYVRPVLHGDTQLSDPRDIGNDMRFLERGSQLVPAKISRDIALEIEDFDIPWEDLVLKERIGAGSFGTVHRADWNGSDVAVKILMEQEFHAERFKEFLREVAIMKRLRHPNIVLFMGAVTQRPNLSIVTEYLSRGSLYRLLHKPGAREVLDERRRLSMAYDVAKGMNYLHKRNPPIVHRDLKSPNLLVDKKYTVKVCDFGLSRLKANTFLSSKSAAGTPEWMAPEVLRDEPSNEKSDVYSFGVILWELATLQQPWSNLNPAQVVAAVGFKGKRLDIPRDLTPQVASIIEACWAKEPWKRPSFAAIMDMLRPLIKPPVAPPQPGRTDTQLLA, encoded by the exons ATGGAAATGTCTACTCGACGATCGAATTATACTTTGTTGAGTCAAGTTGCCGATGATAATTACCTTCCTCCGCCACCGAAATACTCCGTCACTGGCGGTGGCGGTGGAGGAGTAGCACCGTATTATGAGTCTCATTCTGGTGAGAAGGGTAAAGGAAAAACAGGTGATAATAGAGGATTTGATTGGGATTTGAATGATCACCGTAGTAATATGATGCAAGCGCCGAATCGGATCGGTGCGGCGGCATTTCCAGGTTCGATTGGCTTGCAGAGGCAATCAAGTGGGAGTAGCTTTGGTGAGAGTTCGATCTCCGGGGAGTATTACATGCCGTCGTTGTCTAATGCGGAGGCGTCGTTTGGATATCTCAATGATGGCGGTGGCGGTGCTGAAGTGAGGATGAAACCGTTGGAAGCTAATTTGTTCGGCGGCTCGTCTTCTAAGAGCTGGGCACAGCAGACTGAGGAGAGTTATCAGCTGCAGTTAGCTTTGGCTTTACGGCTTTCTTCGGAAGCTACCTGTGCTGATGATCCAAATTTTTTGGATCCTGTGCCTGATGAATCCGCATCCCGTGCTTCAGCTTCAGCTGCTTCGGCGGAGACCCTTTCCCATCGATTCTGG GTAAATGGATGCTTGTCGTACTTTGACAAAGTGCCTGATGGATTTTACTTGATCCATGGGATGGATCCATATGTCTGGATTGTCTGCTCAGATCTACAAGAAAATGCCCGCGTTCCATCTATTGAATCATTGAGAGCTGTTGATCCCTCTGTAGTACCATCAGTTGAAGTGATTTTGATTGATCGGCGTACGGATCCAAGCTTGAAAGAACTGCAGAATCGGATCCATAGTCTCTCTCCTAGTTGCATCACAACAAAAGAAGTAGTTGATCAGCTTGCTAAGCTGGTCTGCAGTCATATGGG ggGCGCAACTTCTGCCGGAGAAGATGAGTTGGTTCCTTTGTGGAAGGAGTGTAGTTATGACCTGAAGGATTGTCTAGGATCCACTGTGCTTCCCATTGGTAGCCTGTCTGTTGGCCTTTGTAGGCATCGAGCTTTGCTATTTAAA GTGCTAGCTGACGTCATTGATTTACCATGTCGAATTGCCAAAGGATGTAAATATTGTAACAGAGCTGATGCTTCCTCGTGTTTAGTTCGATTTGGACTTGACAG GGAGTACCTGGTTGATTTGATTGGGAGCCCTGGATGCTTATGCGAACCAGATTCCTCGCTCAACGGCCCATCTTCTATCTCAATCTCTTCACCATTGCGATTTCCGAGATTCAGAGAAGTTGAACCAACAACTGATTTCAGGTCACTTGCCAAACAGTATTTCTCGGATTGTCAATCGCTTAATCTTGTGTTTGAGGATTCTTCAGCAG GAGCTGCTGTTGATGGAGACGCAGGACAAACTGACCGAAATAACATTGAGAGAAACAGTGCTGTCACTGGTCCAAGTAACCGTGATGAAATTTCTCGGTTACCTGTGCCTGCAATTAG GGACATGGCTCCTGTGAAGTATGTCCGTCCAGTTTTGCATGGAGATACACAATTATCAGACCCAAGAGATATAGGGAATGATATGCGATTTCTTGAGAGAGGAAGTCAACTTGTTCCCGCTAAAATAAGTAGAGACATTGCCCTTGAAATAGAAGATTTTGATATTCCCTGGGAAGATCTTGTTCTGAAGGAGAGGATTGGGGCAG GGTCTTTTGGTACCGTTCACCGTGCTGATTGGAATGGTTCT GATGTTGCTGTAAAGATACTCATGGAACAAGAGTTCCATGCAGAGCGATTCAAGGAATTTTTGCGGGAG GTTGCAATTATGAAGCGGTTGCGACACCCAAATATTGTGCTTTTTATGGGTGCAGTTACTCAGCGACCAAACTTGTCCATAGTTACAGAATATTTATCAAG AGGTAGCTTATATAGACTTCTTCATAAACCTGGTGCTAGGGAGGTTTTGGATGAAAGGCGTCGGTTGTCTATGGCATATGATGTG GCAAAGGGGATGAATTATCTACATAAACGCAATCCTCCCATCGTTCATAGAGATTTGAAATCTCCAAATCTTTTAGTGGACAAAAAATACACAGTGAAG GTCTGTGATTTTGGTCTTTCTCGTTTAAAAGCAAATACATTTCTCTCATCAAAGTCTGCTGCTGGGACT CCGGAATGGATGGCACCTGAAGTTCTTCGTGATGAACCATCAAATGAGAAATCTGATGTATACAGCTTTGGTGTTATTTTGTGGGAGCTGGCAACGTTGCAACAACCTTGGAGTAATTTGAACCCAGCACAG GTTGTAGCAGCTGTGGGCTTTAAGGGGAAAAGACTCGACATTCCACGTGACTTGACTCCTCAAGTGGCAAGCATTATTGAGGCCTGCTGGGCCAA AGAACCATGGAAACGTCCCTCCTTTGCTGCAATCATGGATATGCTGAGACCACTAATTAAACCTCCTGTAGCACCTCCTCAACCAGGCCGTACAGACACGCAGTTGCTTGCGTGA
- the LOC125870492 gene encoding heat stress transcription factor A-3 produces the protein MNPFDKKQESDTNTKNPFLTEMDSEFAAFSPISLPFADPSSPFINFGSFATPLSQHPVGEGEGEGGEIEQPAEEGLGVPHPMECLHGIQIPPFLSKTFDLVEDPLLDSIISWGRNGESFVVWDPAEFSRLVLPRNFKHSNFSSFVRQLNTYGFRKIDADRWEFANEGFLRGKRHLLKNIQRRKSHQAGSSSGSSAEAGKGTMDEIEKLRNEKSLMMQEVVELQQQQRGTVQQMESVNEKLQAAEQRQKQMVSFLAKVLQNPAFLARVRQMKEQGEITCPRTMRKFVKHQPHGPDGVGSSSMEGQIVKVRSDFQDLAAWFENPDFNPVVDQQLPETGLGVEAMPFEGGTVASEGLTVANELFNCSDREIGGASFFNPEGSHFKGKNVASPQLEVVPEYFASFPEEMGKEKNISGFSSPAIGSMVKDEELWSMGFEASAGMPSAGAELWDSCSNYVPDFGISSGLSDLWDIDPLQAAGSSGVDKWPADGSPFGQSESHANQPKNDSF, from the exons ATGAACCCATTTGATAAAAAACAAGAATCTGATACTAATACAAAAAACCCCTTTTTGACTGAAATGGACTCTGAATTTGCTGCGTTTTCACCAATTTCACTCCCTTTTGCTGACCCATCTTCTCCTTTTATCAATTTTGGATCTTTTGCTACTCCTTTGAGCCAACACCCAGttggagaaggagaaggagaaggaggagaaattgaacaGCCAGCTGAGGAAGGATTGGGTGTGCCGCACCCTATGGAGTGTTTACATGGGATACAAATTCCGCCATTTTTGTCAAAGACTTTTGATTTGGTTGAGGACCCTTTATTGGATTCGATTATTTCTTGGGGTAGAAATGGAGAAAGCTTTGTAGTTTGGGATCCAGCGGAGTTTTCAAGATTGGTTCTTCCTAGGAATTTCAAGCACAGCAATTTCTCCAGCTTTGTTCGACAGCTTAATACATAC GGATTTCGCAAAATCGATGCTGACAGGTGGGAGTTTGCGAATGAAGGGTTCTTGAGAGGGAAGAGGCATTTGTTGAAGAATATACAGAGGCGAAAGTCACATCAGGCTGGAAGTTCTTCTGGATCATCTGCTGAAGCAGGGAAAGGTACTATGGATGAGATAGAGAAACTCAGGAATGAGAAGAGTTTGATGATGCAGGAAGTTGTTGAGTTGCAGCAGCAGCAGCGTGGGACGGTTCAACAAATGGAATCTGTTAATGAAAAGCTTCAGGCTGCAGAACAAAGACAGAAGCAGATGGTTTCATTCTTGGCCAAGGTGCTTCAGAATCCCGCATTCTTGGCTCGTGTTCGGCAGATGAAGGAGCAAGGAGAAATTACTTGTCCAAGAACAATGAGGAAATTTGTTAAACATCAGCCACATGGTCCGGATGGAGTGGGGTCGTCTTCCATGGAAGGGCAGATAGTCAAGGTCAGGTCTGACTTTCAAGACCTTGCGGCATGGTTTGAGAACCCAGATTTCAATCCAGTTGTGGATCAACAACTCCCAGAAACTGGTTTAGGAGTGGAAGCCATGCCTTTTGAAGGTGGTACTGTTGCATCTGAGGGACTGACAGTAGCAAATGAACTTTTTAATTGTTCAGATCGGGAAATAGGAGGAGCTTCATTCTTTAACCCCGAAGGCTCTCATTTCAAAGGGAAGAATGTAGCTAGTCCTCAATTAGAAGTTGTGCCTGAGTACTTTGCCTCTTTTCCAGAGGAGATGGGGAAGGAGAAAAACATTTCAGGATTTTCCTCACCAGCTATTGGAAGTATGGTGAAAGACGAGGAACTTTGGAGTATGGGTTTTGAAGCCAGTGCTGGCATGCCAAGTGCTGGCGCCGAGTTATGGGATAGTTGTAGCAACTATGTCCCAGACTTCGGTATTAGCTCTGGTTTGTCAGATTTGTGGGATATAGATCCCTTGCAGGCAGCTGGAAGTTCTGGGGTTGATAAGTGGCCAGCTGATGGGTCTCCTTTTGGTCAGTCTGAAAGCCATGCCAATCAGCCCAAGAATGATAGTTTTTAG